One Psilocybe cubensis strain MGC-MH-2018 chromosome 9, whole genome shotgun sequence genomic window, CACAAGTAGCCTTACGCTCAACTCGACTAGATACCTTCTGAAGAACCCCGAATGCCTCGACACGACGCATCGCGTTCCCGTGAGATGCGCATCACTGTCGAGTTTTTTAACATGAAGCATTCACTCTGGCGGGTAAGCTCACGTTCGTTAGTTGCTATGTGTACGTACTGACTTCTTTTGCAGGCCCTGACACCATGCATGACGTTCCCGCAATCTGCATCTTGTCCAGACACCTTGGACACTATGTATCGACGCCCCGCGACCTCTGGAATACAATCCCCTTGACTTTTATGGGTAATACAAGTTTATTGACCACTCTACATACGttctgacattttttgtagccCTTCAAATACCCTGACACCATGTATCGTGTCCCCGCGACCTCTGACACAAGTAGCCCTGCGCTCAACTCCTCTAAAATAACCTCTGAAGAATCTCGAATGCCCCGACACGACATATCGCGTTCCCGTGAGATGCGCATCAGTGTCAACGTATGGACGTCCGGTGGTCCCAACCAGGAGAATGCACTGTATGTCGTCTTAATTTGAATGTTTTGTGCTGTCCTGACCTTGTTTAGGccctgacacgacgtatcgtgTTCCCGCAAGCTACGTGTTGTGTTCAACACAACCTCTGCCATGTCATGCGTAGTCCCTGTAAGTCCATATTTATTGAGATGTCCTGACCTTGCTTGTAGAACTCCTGACTGCCCCGACGCAATATATCGTGTTCCCGCGATCTACGCTGCAAATTCATAAACACCCCGCAACCTCTGCATCACGAAACGAGTAACGATGCACCTTGCCATATCACAACACAATGTATCGCGTTCCCGCGAGCTACATTGGCATCTTGCAAATTCATCAACACCCCGCAACCTCTGCTTGACGAGACGAGTAACGACGCACCTTATCATGTCGCAACACAACGTATCGCGTTCCCGCGAGCTGCATCCCGACTCTGACCCACTTTgacacaatgtatcgacTCCCCGCAATCCAGCCCAAGGTGTTTGAGGAGTTCAATGTGAATTGTGATGCAACAAGCTGGCATACTTGTACTTTGGCAATGTATCAACATCCGGTGAGCCTTTCGTTTTCTCATGATTGAATTGAATGCTGACTGTTATTTACTCGCTACAAAGTGCATATTTTCAGTGCAGCAacaaatccgcgaaaatcACACTCAAGGTAACCGTCCATTATCGGACCCGCCAGACTTGTACTTACCATCCTGATTAGAGCTACCTGCTGTCCGTCTGGATTTCATTTCACGCAGAGGTTACCCCCgtctggccttcgggcgggggTAACCTCTGCTGGTACAGAGAGAAACGAGAGGGTAGGGGGTGTGTACCTACGCTGTTTTTGAAGTTTATAATTAGATCTCACCAATTAAACACGTTGCCGAGTTCAAACTCCCCAGAAAATACCTTAAGCGAGCGTCATTTTCACAATTACATACCCGGATCAAAGCGCCATTGCGGgtgaaaacaagaaaacgaTCGATTATTCGGGGAGGGGTGAGCATACCCTCATTGAGATAGAGATAATTCCACCATTCCATAGTGGTGATATCGCCAAACCTTGAGCAGATTGTTGTAAGGTAAAAATATGATCGTGCAAAATTGGTAACTCACCAAAGATGTGCTATTTCATGGCTTTGCGTAGACGCCACCCGCTTCTTGGCGAGCAGGTCTGCGTTGTCAGTGTCAAGtaagaaggcagcagagcgGCCGATAATTAAACCCCAGTTCTCCATGGCACCGTCTACGATGTTTCCCTGTCAtttgccaaaaaaaaaaaacaggtCAAAAAGGTTGCGTCGGTCGGTCGTAATACACATACTGCAACTGTATCAAGTTTAGGAAGCGGGTACTCGACACCGAGTATTCTTTCGTACAGGGGAAGAACAGACGCAGTAACACCTAAGACGAATTCGGCTTGACTGACTTTAGCGGGAGAAGCTACCAAAACGTGAAAATTGTATCATAGGTGAATCAAGAGATCAACTTACTGTAAATCCGGAGAGGGATGGTCTTGCGGCTGAGCGGCATGACGACCGACTTTTCCAAAAACTTGAATGGACCGTTCGCCAGCGCCACGATGTATGTCGACATTGGAGGGGTAGTATCAAATTTTGTGATTTTCCATGTCTCGGCGTCGAGTCCCTCGAGAATTGGCTGTTCTGATAGAGCAGGCATGTTGCTCAAGCTTACGGTATCAGCACGCGATATCATGGTGATAGTAAACGTCGCTTTTAGGAGAGGTTCGTCCCAGCACGGAAAAGCGCTCCTAGCTGCGGTGGGCTATCAAAAAGTTTTCAGAATGAGATAGCGTATCCAGCGCATGATGCACATACCTGAAACTGCGTGAGTGCATAGTACTCAGTTCTTCCTTCATATTCCCAAGAGCCGCGAAGGTAGCCCATCATGTTTCCTCCTAGCTTCCCAGAGAAGTATATCTTCAGTTTTGTTTGAGAACCAGACGGAAGCTTCTCATCCAGTTTGTATGTGACGCGCTCTTGCGCCTCGTCTGTCTGCACCACGGCTACAGGTTTCTCCCCCTCTTCAGACAATATGGTGCTAATACCATTATTATTGCTGATGCAAGGGTTCGAACATAAGACTGAAAACGCACGCATTTGTTAGCTCTAGACGCGATACATTGAGCGTGATTGTCGACGTATCCTTCTTAACTTCAAGGCTAGCAAGAGACTCGGTCAAATTATAACAAAAGACACCCGAGAGTCTGAGTCTCCGTACGCGATTATGACAACGCCCTCGAACGTAGCCTTCTTCAAGTCAGTTTTGAATGTGAGATCATAGTGCGTCGGCTTGACATTTGTAGGCAGCCTGTATTCGCTCTGCTCTTTCTCCTGGCGATTAGGCTTCATTTTGGAGCTTGTTGATGGTTCAAATTGAAGGGTGCTGAGGACTTTTCGGAGGGTTCAGTTATATGGCGTCCAGACAAGGTCGCGCAGCTCTATTTCTCCAGGCGGTTACAGTCAGGTGAGAATGAGCATATGGGCACCATGTTCCTGTGAAAAGATCGCAGTAGTATATCCGTAAGGACGTTCATAGTGAACTCCACAGTGGTTTCGCATAGGAGACTGCTCTAGATAGACAAACCCCGATACTTAGTACATAGTAGACACCCTAGTGTAGAAAGGTGAGGAACGCTCACGCGTGCGTCTTAGCTTTCTTGTTGCACGATAATAAATAGATTACAAACAAAGCATAGGAGACTGCGTTTCCATTGCTTAGTCAGCTTATCACAATTACGGCAGCACCGGCATGAATGTGCGCGTATCAACGCGACCTCGCGCACGCAATCTGGAACACCTCGACGCAGCCAAAACTGTGCGCAGTACAGTAGCATAACTAGGCGAAGAAACAAAATTACATCACGGTGACGTAGACCAATCTTTCACTTTTTATTTGACGAGAACTCGGGAAATGGTACAAAGCTCCCAAGCAAACCAAATAAATTTGAACAATGGTCTTTTTACCAATGTCATCGCAGCCAGAGTCATTGGAacgaaggagagagagaaatatATGCAAAAGGCTACAAGTCTCAGGACTCGATTTTTTGTGCAATGCATAGAAATCAAAACAATATAAAGAGAATAAAAGTAAAAGGGTATGGTTGCTGCATAGAAATCGAAAGAATATAGAAAAATAAAAGTGAAATAGGGTGTTCGTTTCGTGCCCTTGCTCGGTCTACCTGCCACCTTGAATGCCTTTCCGCTCAACATAGCGTTTCTCGCGTCTTCATACAGCGTATTAATATCCCAATTATGTTTGCATCTGTATTGCGTAACCTGTTTCCTGTGCCAATCCAGACGGTCCACAGATTCTTACCTTTTGACCTTTAAAACATCTTCATCAACGCGCAACCTCTTACCCTCTAATTCATAAAAAAAAGTTCCTCCGGCGGCCCGTCGCGGTGTTCGAGTCGAAGGCATAAGAAGCGATGGTGGGTATGGTCATGTTCCCAATTCCAACGAAGCGTAACTTAAAGGAGGCACAACCCTTCTACAGATTGGCTTCTCGAAGTAAAAGAGGTGCCGGGCCCACAACGCAACCCGAGCGACGCGACCGGTTAGTTACACGTGACTGTTCCGCTTCATCACTACTTGAATGCTACACAACTCCTCCTCTCCGCGGGACAAAGAGCCCACCCTGCGCAAATGGCAAGAGGAGCGCAGAGCGCGGCAAATACGAGTCTGCCGTTCTTCACCTTTCGCACATTGTATGTCTCCCTTCCATTGCTTAATCAGCATATCACAATTACAGCAGCACCGGCCTTGCGCACGCAATATCTGGAATACCTCGACGCAGCCAAAACTGTGCGCAGTAGCCAACCCCATCGCCAGTCTGCCTCTGCCCGCCACCCCTCAATGTTCTTCGACCCGGTCTGCACATAGTCCGGTTTTCATTATGACTTGTGGGCTCTATCCACATGCCTCAATGTCGTTCAACCCAATCTGCACATAGTCCGGCTATGCACTACAACGCCCGCGGCAGGAAGTAGGCCAACCTGTTTTATTTGTCAACAAGGTGCACAACACATGGGCTCTACTCACATACACACTGTCCACCTCTATCCACTCGCCTCGCCTTGATGTTGTTCAACCCGGTGTCGACGCCGCCGCCTGTGGCCGTTGCGCTAGAGATCCGCAGTGTTAGTTCATCATCAGAGTGGGGGAGGATTCTACTCACGCATACACCGTCGGCCTCAAACATGCGCCTGGCCTCAATTTTGAGGACGCCGGTGTTGAGGCCGCTTATTGTCGCTACACTAGAGGTCACACAGTGCCACGTCGTTAGTCCATCATCAGAGTAGGGGAGGGCTCTACGCCTCGCCTCAATCAACCTGGTGTTGACGCCGCCGCCTGTGGTTGTTGCGCTGGAAATGCGCAGAGTTAGTTCATTATCAGAATGGGGGAGGGTTCTGCTCACGCATACACCGGTGTCGAGGCCGCCTGCAGTCGGTCCGCTAGAGGTTCGCAGTGTTAGTCCATCCTCAGAGTGGGGGGGCTCTACTCACACATACACCCTCAGCCGCTGTCTGCCTCCCACCCGCATCTCGCCTCAATGTCGTTGAACCCGGTGTCGAGGAAGCCTGCGGCCGTTGCACTAGAGGTCCGCATAGTGCCACATCATTAGTCAATCATCAGAGTAGGGGACACAAACGGCTTACATCCATTTCCGGGGATCGAGGGCTGAAAGCAAAAGCGCGGATGTGAGAGGCTGTAGAGGAGGAAAACTGAGCAGGGGATGATGGTTACAGCCAAAGTAAGTGCCTCTTATATACCTGTGCGGTCCAATTTGTGTTACGTAGTACCACAATAGAATCATTTTTTCTCGTTAGATCCCCCCTTTATGTCGCGATTAGGTGTTCTCTCCCGTTCAGATCTGCTGTTCCAGTGTGCGTCTGCGCATCCACGAGTGTTCTCGGTATGCACTGTCAAATTCTACTTGCtttcaatcattctattgtcCGTAAACTCTCTATATGACCAGTACATTGAACCTAATTGGCTGAATACTCGACGCAGACGGCATTCAGACTACTCAGCGCAGACGGCAGTCATATTACACGACGCAGATGGCATTCGGACAGAACACACCTTGTCGACATTGATTGCCAATATCATTTCGGCCTAAAACTACCTCACTCGGGAACCAGTACGTATTCTGTTCAAATCCGTGCATCCTAGCGCCTCCGCAATCTTGTTCTCCAAATTTCGACAACGAGAACGGCGTTCTTGTTAGTGAGGCTCACGTTACTATTAGCCGAGGCTTCCAATGCTAGCGCGAATTGGAGACAAATTTGAAAGCAATTGGTTGCGATGCGTTGGAACGGAGAtcagggagaggaggatggCCAGTCAATCACTTCGATTTCGTTCAATCCGTTGGGTGTGTGGCTTGAGTATTCTCTTGGAG contains:
- a CDS encoding Aminopeptidase 2; protein product: MKPNRQEKEQSEYRLPTNVKPTHYDLTFKTDLKKATFEGVVIIAYGDSDSRSLASLEVKKDTSTITLNVSRLELTNATILSEEGEKPVAVVQTDEAQERVTYKLDEKLPSGSQTKLKIYFSGKLGGNMMGYLRGSWEYEGRTEYYALTQFQPTAARSAFPCWDEPLLKATFTITMISRADTVSLSNMPALSEQPILEGLDAETWKITKFDTTPPMSTYIVALANGPFKFLEKSVVMPLSRKTIPLRIYTSPAKVSQAEFVLGVTASVLPLYERILGVEYPLPKLDTVAGNIVDGAMENWGLIIGRSAAFLLDTDNADLLAKKRVASTQSHEIAHLWFGDITTMEWWNYLYLNEGMLTPPRIIDRFLVFTRNGALIRQRLPPPEGQTGVTSA